A genome region from Alicyclobacillus acidocaldarius subsp. acidocaldarius DSM 446 includes the following:
- a CDS encoding aminopeptidase P family protein: MTETMNPYAKRREALLRRIPDGAIALFFAGQAPHMSGDHAYSPFHVNRNFFYLTGITQEHSRLLLAKLGGSEQAILFTEHVSEVEEKWTGKRLPDHLAREISGIAEVQDLAQFETTLGRMLRTGEYEWLYLDLEQDRYHQTETEAHRFARAFRDKYPGIGIRNPYAEVCRMRTVKDEAEIECIRRAIDITREGVIAMMQHARPGMREYELEAHFDFALRSRGVREHAFPPIVAGGERACVLHYVDNDQVIEDGQLVLCDLGAQYGCYSADITRTFPISGRFTARQREIYNIVLAAMEATIEAIRPGVTTGELNDVTRSVLAQELKRIGLIQDDSEVARYYYHGVSHRLGLDTHDVGSPKWPLEAGDVITVEPGLYIAEEGIGIRIEDDVLVTEDGAVNLSLSIPKDPDEIERIMRG; this comes from the coding sequence ATGACGGAAACCATGAATCCGTACGCCAAGCGCCGGGAGGCGCTGCTTCGCCGCATCCCCGACGGCGCCATCGCGCTCTTCTTCGCCGGCCAGGCTCCCCACATGTCCGGCGATCACGCATACAGCCCCTTCCACGTCAATCGCAACTTCTTCTATCTGACCGGCATCACACAGGAACACTCGCGCCTCCTGCTCGCGAAGCTCGGCGGCAGCGAGCAGGCCATCCTCTTCACGGAGCACGTCTCCGAAGTGGAGGAAAAGTGGACCGGCAAACGACTCCCAGACCATCTCGCGCGAGAGATCTCTGGCATCGCGGAGGTGCAGGATCTCGCCCAGTTCGAAACGACGCTCGGGCGCATGCTTCGCACCGGCGAATACGAGTGGCTGTACCTTGATCTCGAACAGGACCGGTATCACCAGACGGAAACCGAGGCTCACCGCTTTGCGCGCGCCTTCCGCGACAAATACCCGGGCATCGGCATCCGCAATCCGTACGCCGAGGTGTGCCGGATGCGCACCGTGAAGGACGAGGCCGAGATCGAATGCATCAGGCGGGCGATTGACATCACGCGCGAAGGCGTGATCGCCATGATGCAACACGCGCGGCCGGGCATGCGGGAATACGAACTCGAGGCGCACTTCGACTTCGCGCTCCGGTCGCGGGGCGTGCGGGAGCACGCGTTTCCACCCATTGTGGCGGGCGGCGAGCGCGCGTGCGTGCTCCACTACGTCGACAACGATCAAGTGATCGAAGACGGCCAGCTCGTGCTCTGCGATCTCGGCGCGCAGTACGGCTGCTATTCGGCGGACATCACGCGCACGTTCCCCATCTCGGGTCGATTCACGGCGCGCCAGCGGGAGATCTACAACATCGTGCTGGCAGCGATGGAGGCGACCATCGAAGCCATTCGCCCGGGCGTGACGACGGGCGAATTGAACGACGTCACGAGATCCGTTTTGGCGCAGGAGTTGAAGCGCATCGGCCTGATTCAGGACGACAGTGAAGTCGCGCGCTACTATTACCACGGCGTCAGCCATCGGCTGGGGCTCGACACGCACGACGTCGGATCGCCCAAGTGGCCGCTCGAGGCGGGCGACGTGATCACCGTCGAGCCGGGGCTATACATCGCGGAGGAGGGCATTGGCATCCGCATCGAAGACGACGTGTTGGTGACGGAGGACGGAGCGGTCAACCTCTCGTTGAGCATCCCGAAGGACCCGGACGAGATCGAGCGCATCATGCGCGGTTGA
- the moaA gene encoding GTP 3',8-cyclase MoaA — MATGEEALTDRLGRPLRDLRVSLTDRCNFRCPYCMPSDVFGPDYPFLRPDALMSPDEIAKLVRALVPLGLEKVRLTGGEPLLRREVVEIVEKVAAVPGLHEIAMTTNGSLLTREKAMALKKAGLTRITVSLDALRPDVAARMNGVRFPVHRVLTAIEAAEEAGLAPVKVNVVVRRGWNEDEVVAIAERFRGTGVIVRFIEYMDVGTTNGWRMEDVVTADEILAWIGARYPLEPLPPRREGEVATRYRYRDGQGEIGVIHSVSRPFCRFCTRLRVTAAGELFTCLFGARGVSLRPLFDRGAAEEEIAAFVADVWRKRQDRYSELRSEATARKPKVEMSRIGG; from the coding sequence ATGGCGACGGGGGAAGAGGCGCTGACGGATCGGCTCGGGCGGCCGCTTCGGGACCTGCGCGTGTCGCTCACGGATCGATGCAACTTTCGCTGCCCGTACTGCATGCCGAGCGACGTGTTCGGGCCGGATTATCCGTTTCTGCGCCCCGATGCGCTCATGTCGCCGGACGAGATCGCGAAGCTGGTGCGGGCGCTTGTGCCGCTTGGGCTGGAGAAGGTGCGGCTCACGGGCGGCGAGCCGCTTCTGCGCCGGGAGGTCGTCGAGATCGTCGAGAAGGTGGCTGCCGTGCCCGGGCTTCACGAGATTGCCATGACGACGAACGGCAGTTTGCTCACGCGCGAGAAGGCGATGGCGCTGAAGAAGGCGGGGCTGACGCGGATCACGGTGAGCCTCGACGCCCTGCGCCCGGACGTGGCGGCGCGGATGAACGGCGTCCGGTTTCCGGTCCATCGGGTCCTCACGGCCATCGAGGCCGCCGAGGAAGCGGGGCTTGCGCCGGTGAAGGTGAACGTGGTGGTCCGCCGCGGGTGGAACGAGGACGAGGTGGTGGCCATCGCCGAGCGGTTCCGAGGGACAGGCGTGATTGTGCGCTTCATTGAATATATGGATGTCGGGACGACCAACGGCTGGCGCATGGAGGACGTGGTGACGGCGGACGAGATCCTCGCCTGGATTGGGGCGCGGTATCCGCTCGAGCCGCTGCCTCCGCGGCGCGAAGGCGAGGTGGCGACGCGCTATCGGTACCGGGACGGTCAGGGCGAAATCGGCGTGATCCACTCGGTTTCCCGACCGTTTTGCCGATTTTGCACGAGGCTCCGGGTGACGGCGGCAGGGGAGCTCTTCACGTGCTTGTTTGGCGCGCGCGGCGTTTCGCTTCGGCCGCTGTTCGATCGCGGCGCGGCGGAGGAGGAGATCGCGGCGTTTGTGGCAGACGTGTGGCGCAAGCGCCAGGACCGATATTCGGAACTGCGGAGCGAGGCGACGGCGAGAAAGCCGAAAGTGGAGATGTCCCGCATCGGAGGTTGA
- a CDS encoding methylglyoxal synthase yields MNVALIAHDNKKDDMVNLAIAYQNILKHHNLFATGTTGRRIREATGLEVHCFQSGPYGGDQQIGAMVANDEMDLVIFLRDPLTAQPHDPDISALLRICDVHNVPLATNLAAAEILVRAIEHGLAEFRPRDRKA; encoded by the coding sequence ATGAACGTTGCCCTCATTGCGCACGACAACAAGAAGGACGACATGGTGAACCTGGCCATCGCGTATCAGAACATACTGAAGCACCACAACCTGTTCGCTACCGGCACGACCGGTCGCCGCATCCGGGAAGCCACGGGCCTTGAGGTCCATTGCTTTCAGTCCGGCCCATACGGCGGAGACCAGCAAATCGGCGCTATGGTCGCGAACGACGAGATGGACCTCGTCATCTTCCTGCGCGACCCACTCACGGCTCAGCCGCACGATCCCGACATCTCCGCGCTCTTGCGCATCTGCGACGTGCACAACGTGCCTCTTGCGACCAACCTCGCCGCGGCGGAGATCCTCGTCCGCGCCATCGAGCACGGTCTGGCGGAGTTTCGGCCGCGGGATCGCAAGGCTTAA